In a genomic window of Erigeron canadensis isolate Cc75 chromosome 5, C_canadensis_v1, whole genome shotgun sequence:
- the LOC122599503 gene encoding zinc finger CCCH domain-containing protein 20-like has translation MMMINPTVQIPPWLDNNHHSNINMCNEMFEELEAMAQQYDGVLDDESDETLLTMGTYTCDHFRMYEFKVRKCARGRSHDWTDCPYAHPGEKARRRDPKKFHYSGNPCPEFRKGTCRNGDTCEYAHGVFECWLHPSRYRTQPCKDGVSCRRRICFFAHTPEQLRVLGNVNSLPSQKIDSYDGSPSRLSLDSGFGYPGLSFGSSPTSTLFPVPISPPMSPIGQNSVNELTSSVRNMRIGSGFGSPRNMSTLRPGFASLPSTPTRKSILDPTRELNRDSGRPVNVFDLWERMNEEEEPVMERVESGKDIRAKMYAKLCRENSLAGRVESSGTDCGSWVGWN, from the coding sequence atgatgatgatcaaTCCAACGGTCCAGATTCCACCATGGTTAGACAACAACCACCACAGCAACATTAATATGTGTAACGAGATGTTTGAAGAACTAGAAGCAATGGCACAACAATACGACGGCGTTTTGGATGATGAATCAGATGAAACACTGCTTACAATGGGTACATACACGTGTGATCATTTCCGTATGTATGAATTCAAAGTAAGAAAATGTGCACGTGGCAGGTCACATGACTGGACCGACTGTCCGTACGCCCACCCAGGTGAAAAGGCCCGACGTCGTGACCCGAAAAAGTTCCATTATTCGGGTAACCCGTGTCCGGAGTTCAGGAAGGGCACGTGCCGGAATGGTGACACGTGTGAATACGCACACGGCGTATTTGAGTGTTGGTTACACCCGTCTCGCTATCGTACGCAGCCTTGTAAAGACGGGGTTAGCTGCCGCCGTCGGATCTGTTTCTTTGCTCACACTCCTGAACAGCTCCGAGTTTTGGGAAACGTGAACTCACTTCCGAGTCAAAAGATTGATTCTTATGATGGGTCACCGAGTCGACTCAGTCTTGACTCGGGGTTCGGTTACCCTGGTTTGTCATTCGGGTCGTCTCCGACTTCGACGCTTTTCCCGGTCCCCATATCGCCGCCGATGTCTCCCATTGGTCAAAACTCGGTCAACGAGCTGACGTCATCGGTTAGGAATATGCGGATCGGGTCTGGATTTGGGTCGCCACGGAATATGTCGACACTTCGACCCGGGTTTGCTAGCTTGCCATCTACTCCAACAAGAAAGTCGATACTTGACCCGACCCGGGAGCTCAACCGGGATTCGGGTCGACCCGTTAATGTGTTTGATTTGTGGGAAAGAATGAATGAGGAAGAAGAACCAGTGATGGAAAGGGTGGAATCTGGGAAGGATATAAGGGCGAAAATGTATGCCAAACTGTGTAGAGAAAACTCATTGGCAGGTCGGGTTGAAAGTTCGGGTACGGATTGTGGGTCATGGGTGGGTTGGAATTGA
- the LOC122602088 gene encoding violaxanthin de-epoxidase, chloroplastic, with amino-acid sequence MIFVMSFLNIPPTCHHHFLLNQSNHSHPSSISSFHRNFIISPSIFNQKNKLLLTNPTTLTTYYCHASVLQTNDDGGTSYSNGVTTSSLTSENYSSLCSTDDNNNNINGEDVRIVGVVGEGAVSPLKSASWLDVMLHTAERLKWVDDTYNMLAFTDNFPQSNALQDLQRELRTANILLVVSVTKPESVDWIQRHSENVPNVICFDSSPTLQNKLGGSFVPREKTGNLFSKFNKKTKETEELAQTISEAWIRNNSDDIRFCLLIIINAYIKPVPVLQNLRAQGFSTLNCMVKNCGRQVLNCLLDPNCRKALQCLNQCSPVDQVCNYQCIASYESPVLEEFSLCVLQKHNCLDLDAKIPEKPFVLPMVNFRNEVLTHEIAEDLFIGWLGDLEWSWRVVAGQNPAYDQFPCQYQLFYRGKARGSFWYEPVFQVKTLDGKLVWRRRKYRVKRGKVAGTFYFSVLDNGVVSNEYWTVVDVSEDFSWGLFHYSGAARVAGQSYTGAVLVSSNGEYPSEKEKDRLILALDRCRIKEWELFDVDNCSCNDPPLGLPEGSRLHTIVKADNRM; translated from the exons atGATATTCGTAATGAGCTTCTTGAACATACCACCCACTtgtcatcatcattttcttctGAATCAAAGTAATCACAGCCATCCATCGTCAATCTCATCTTTTCACCGGAACTTCATCATCTCACCTTCCATTttcaaccaaaaaaataaactacTATTAACTAACCCAACAACCTTAACTACTTATTATTGTCATGCATCAGTTTTACAAACTAACGATGATGGTGGCACTAGTTATAGTAATGGTGTTACAACATCATCATTAACTTCAGAAAATTATTCTTCTTTATGTTCAACAgacgataataataataatataaatggtGAAGATGTCAGAATCGTGGGTGTTGTCGGTGAAGGTGCTGTCAGTCCACTTAAATCAGCATCTTGGCTCGATGTCATGCTCCACACt GCAGAAAGATTGAAATGGGTGGATGACACATACAACATGCTTGCATTCACAGACAACTTCCCCCAGTCTAATGCATTGCAAGATCTTCAAAGGGAGTTAAGGACTGCAAACATTTTACTAGTTGTTTCTGTAACAAAGCCGGAGTCAGTTGATTGGATTCAACGTCACAGTGAAAACGTACCAAATGTGATCTGCTTTGATTCATCACCAACATTACAAAATAAACTAGGAGGATCATTCGTTCCTAGAGAAAAAACGGGCAACTTATTCAGCAAATTCAACAAGAAAACAAAGGAGACCGAGGAGCTAGCCCAAACTATATCTGAAGCATGGATCAGAAATAATTCCGATGATATTAGGTTCTGTTTACTAATCATAATCAATGCTTACATTAAACCAGTTCCAGTTTTACAGAATCTGAGAGCACAAGGGTTTTCGACCCTAAACTGCATGGTCAAAAACTGTGGTCGTCAGGTCTTAAACTGTCTTTTAGATCCCAACTGTAGAAAAGCTCTTCAATGTTTGAATCAATGTAGCCCGGTTGATCAAGTATGCAACTATCAATGTATAGCTTCATATGAAAGCCCGGTTTTGGAAGAATTTTCCCTTTGTGTCTTGCAAAAACACAACTGTCTTGACTTGGATGCAAAGATCCCTGAAAAACCATTTGTCCTGCCAATGGTTAATTTCCGTAATGAAGTATTAACACATGAAATCGCTGAGGATCTCTTCATTGGTTGGCTTGGGGATCTCGAGTGGAGTTGGCGTGTTGTGGCCGGCCAAAACCCAGCATATGATCAATTCCCATGTCAGTACCAGCTTTTCTACAGGGGAAAGGCCCGTGGTTCATTTTGGTATGAGCCCGTCTTTCAAGTGAAAACTTTGGATGGGAAGCTTGTTTGGAGGAGACGGAAGTATAGGGTTAAAAGAGGGAAAGTTGCAGGCACATTCTATTTTAGCGTTTTAGATAACGGGGTTGTTTCTAATGAATATTGGACAGTTGTAGATGTTTCTGAAGATTTTAGCTGGGGTTTGTTTCATTACAGTGGTGCAGCTCGAGTTGCAGGACAATCTTACACAGGTGCAGTATTGGTAAGTTCAAATGGGGAGTACCCAAGTGAGAAGGAAAAAGATAGATTAATTTTGGCATTAGATAGATGTCGTATCAAAGAATGGGAGTTGTTTGATGTTGATAATTGTTCATGTAATGATCCACCTTTGGGTCTACCAGAGGGTTCACGCTTGCATACAATTGTAAAGGCTGACAACAGGATGTGA